The genomic interval CATCGCGGTCGCCGAGCAGGTGGCCAAGAACCCTCAGGGCGGCGCCGAGCAGGCCCAGACCCTGCTGGGAGCGGTGCACGAGTCCTTCGCCCACGCCATCGCCCACACCAGCCTCATCGGCGCCATCATCATGGCCGCCGGAACCCTGATCGTCATCGCCGTCCTGCCCGGCCGCAAGCACACCACCAAGCACGGTGAGGAAGCGGCAGCGGCCACCGAGGAGCAGACCGAGACCGTGGGCGCCTGAGCCCCGTACACCGGAGGCCGGAATCCCGATTCCGGCCTCCTCCACCCCCATGACGGGCCGTGCCTGAGCGGCGCACGGCCCCGGGACGGTGCCGGGAGGGGACACCCGGCACCGTCCCCCTTTTTTCGCTGTCCGTCCCGGGTGGCTGGAGTGGCGTTTCCTCACCCATGGCTTCTCGTCCGTGACGACCGCTTCGTTCGGCGTTCCGTTGGCCCTGGTGATCCTCAACCGGGTTGCGATGGTGCGGGCCGAGGCGGTGGAAGCGTGTGCCTGGCGGCGTCTGGCCATGCGGGTGGCGGGCCACCATTCGAGGGCTGGGAGCCCGGGCGGGACGACGGCGCTCTCGCTGAGCCCCGTCAGCAGCTCACGGATGGGACGTCGGAACACGCCCTGGAGGAGTTCCGAGCCGAAGTACGTCCAGGCAGTTCGGCCGTGCCGGTGGTAGTCGCCCGTGCCCGTGGACCTGATCAGGGAACGAGAGTTCAACGCGCATCTGGATGACCTCAACCACGGCAAGGCGGCGCTTGCCGTCCCGATTCCGCCGAATGTGTTCCAAGGCATGCAGGTCGGCCTCGACGAACTGCGCGGTCCGGCCAAGTGTTTCGCTAGGAGGTGCGCATCGTCGAAGATCTGGTCCTGCCCCTCGGGACCCGGTCCGGCGGGCGGAGTGGACCTACCCATATGACGTGGCGGCGCTGGCCCGGCACTACCGCATCGCCACGACGCCGGCGCGGGGGCGGACATGGAAAGACCCCGGCGCTTCGCATCGGGGTCACGTCGAACTGTGGGGGCGAACTCACGCGTCGGTGGCGGCCATCTCGTCGACGACGATCTGCGCCCGCTTCTCCGGCACACCGGCCGCGATGAGCGTGGTGACGGCCACCCGGGTGCCGTCGTCCTCCAGCGCCCCGGTGTTGACCTCCTCCAGCAGGGCGACCGTCATCGCCTCCAGGCCGACGCTCAGCACCGGGGCCGGCAGGTGGGTGTGGAAGACGCCGTCCCGTTGTCCCTGCTCCAGGATGGCCGTGACCCTGACCCGGGCGGGTTCCAGGATCCCGGCGACACGGTCCATGCCGAGGTCCCGTCGGGCCAGCGCCAGGAGCATCCGGTACCGGTCGCCCACGGGCCAGAGCGCCAACGTGAAGTGGGCGAGCGCCCGGTCGGCCGGTTCCGTCACCCCCGCGCCGACCGCGATGGCGGCCTGAAGGGCCTCGGCGGCCTCCTCGGCCAGCGCGTCCAGGAGCGCGGCCCGGCCGGGGAAGTGCCCGAACAGCGTGCGTCGTACGACACCGGAGGCGCGGGCGAGTTCCTCCAGGGTGATGTCGGGGTTCCGGCCGAGCTCCTGGCGGGCGGTGGCGAGGATGCGGGCCCGGTTGGAGCGGGCGTTGCGTCGCTGGGGCACACGGCCGACGGGCTGGGACACGAAAGGAACCTCTAAGAAGACAGGGCGGAGAAGGGACTTCCCCATTCTGGCACGGGAGTCCCGACCGACCCCGTACGCATCCGGGGTCGGTCGGGACCTGGTCAGGCGGGCAGCTCCTTGATGTCGGACGGCTCCTGCGGCTCGATGCCGTTGAAGCGGTGCCGGAAGTCGCTGGAGGCGGGGTACGCGGCGCGGCGGGAGCGCATGATCGAGCCCAGCGGGCGGTGGGCCTCCAGGGCGTGCCAGGGGCTGAAGGAAAGGACGTCGTCGGCGTAGCGGCGGCGGGCATCGCTGTAGGCGTCCTGGGCGGGCAGGTGCAGCACGGCCACGGTCTGGTGCGGTGACAGTTCCTCGGGCCACAGGACCGAGGCGTCCTCCACCGGCATCCGGTCGATGTCCGTGCACAGCTGGGCGCGGATGTCGTACTCGGCGCTGTTGTGCGCGAAGAAGTCGATGACGAGGTCGCGCAGAGCCGACTCGCCGGCCTTCTTGTCGACGTGGCTGCCGGTGAGGGCCTTGACGTTCGCCGAGCGGGGCGCGGCGGACATCTTCGCCACGTGGTCGCCGTAGCGCAGCGCGGCCATGGAGTGGAAGGTCTCGCCGAGGATGTGGTCGTTGGCGGCGGCCAGGGTCTCGACGGCGGGCGGAAGCGGACGTCCGACGCGTGTGAGGGCCTTGGCGGCCACTCGGGCGGCTGCGCCGGTGAGCTGGAGCTGCTGGTCGCTCTGGCCGGGCTGTTTCTCCAGGATGCCCTGGAGTTTGGCGTATTCGGCGATGTTGCCGAAGGGCAGGGTGGGGTGGTTGACGAGGAGGAAGTCCTGGGTGGTGAAGCCGTCGTCGAGGGCGCGGGGCCCGGGGGCGCCGATCACCTTCATCGCGAGGCCGCGCTGGACAGGCACCTGGTCGGAGCGCAGGTCGCCGGGGGCGGAGGAGAAGCGGACGATCACCGGGTAGGTGACCGGTGCGGCGAAGAGGCCCTGGGCGAGGTGGGCGGGCAGCTCGGGCTGGATGCGCAGCTCACCGGCGAGGACGCCATGGCTCTTGGCGTGGGCGTCGCGCAGGCCGTGCCGGTGTTTGTCGGCGACCTGCTGGTTGGCCTTGCCCATGGCCGCGACGACCTGGCGGACGAGTTCGTCCTCGTCCGGAAAGGGCTGTTCGAGGTCAGGGCTGTAGCGGACGTACGAGGTCATGGGGAGTGTCTCCGCGCGAGGTGGGGGGTCAGTTGCTGCCGAGCCAGCGGATGGCGGACAGGCTGGGCATGAAGAAGTACTCGCCGCCGAGGAGGGTGTTGAAGGACTGGATGTTCTGCACCCTGCGCGGCGGGGTCCCCGGCACGGTGAAGTAGGCGCCCTTGTCCTGGAGCGAGATCATCGGGTCCTTCTCCTTGCCCAGGCCCATGAAGTTGCCGGAGCCGACCCATTCGCTCTGCAGGAACTCGACGTTGTCGATGGCTCGGGCGCCGAGGGCGATGAAGTCCAGGCCGCGCGATGTGCCGTCGTCCTTGAGGCGATCCGGGGCCAGCGGGGTGCCGTAGGAGGTGCCGCGCCGGATGATCCGGCGGATGTTGACGTCGGAGAGGACCGTCAGCTTGGTGTCGCGTGGGTTCATCCGGCGGATGTGGGAGCCGAGCGGCGTGCTCAGCCCGCGCGGGTCGGCGGAGTAGTCGAAGTCGTTGATCCGGTTCGGGTCTTCGCCGATGGCGGGGAT from Streptomyces sp. CC0208 carries:
- a CDS encoding TetR family transcriptional regulator, yielding MSQPVGRVPQRRNARSNRARILATARQELGRNPDITLEELARASGVVRRTLFGHFPGRAALLDALAEEAAEALQAAIAVGAGVTEPADRALAHFTLALWPVGDRYRMLLALARRDLGMDRVAGILEPARVRVTAILEQGQRDGVFHTHLPAPVLSVGLEAMTVALLEEVNTGALEDDGTRVAVTTLIAAGVPEKRAQIVVDEMAATDA
- a CDS encoding catalase family protein, translating into MTSYVRYSPDLEQPFPDEDELVRQVVAAMGKANQQVADKHRHGLRDAHAKSHGVLAGELRIQPELPAHLAQGLFAAPVTYPVIVRFSSAPGDLRSDQVPVQRGLAMKVIGAPGPRALDDGFTTQDFLLVNHPTLPFGNIAEYAKLQGILEKQPGQSDQQLQLTGAAARVAAKALTRVGRPLPPAVETLAAANDHILGETFHSMAALRYGDHVAKMSAAPRSANVKALTGSHVDKKAGESALRDLVIDFFAHNSAEYDIRAQLCTDIDRMPVEDASVLWPEELSPHQTVAVLHLPAQDAYSDARRRYADDVLSFSPWHALEAHRPLGSIMRSRRAAYPASSDFRHRFNGIEPQEPSDIKELPA